Proteins encoded together in one Thermomonospora curvata DSM 43183 window:
- a CDS encoding roadblock/LC7 domain-containing protein, with product MSRQDLNWLVTNFVDRVPKAAHAVVVSSDGLPLAYSEGFPPERADQLSAIASGLTSLTQGAAQIFDAGGVSQTVVEMERGLLFVMSIRDGAVFAVLAAPDCDLGLVAYEMTLLVERVGRVLTPALRTELGAGPPR from the coding sequence GTGAGCCGGCAGGATCTCAACTGGCTGGTCACGAATTTCGTGGACCGCGTTCCAAAGGCCGCGCACGCCGTCGTGGTCTCCTCCGACGGGCTTCCGCTGGCGTACTCGGAGGGGTTCCCGCCCGAGCGCGCCGACCAGCTGTCGGCGATCGCCTCCGGGCTGACCAGCCTGACCCAGGGGGCGGCCCAGATCTTCGACGCCGGCGGCGTGAGCCAGACCGTGGTCGAGATGGAGCGGGGACTGCTGTTTGTGATGTCCATCCGCGACGGGGCGGTCTTCGCGGTGCTCGCCGCGCCGGACTGCGACCTCGGTCTGGTCGCCTATGAGATGACCTTGCTGGTGGAACGGGTGGGCCGGGTGCTGACCCCGGCGCTGCGCACCGAACTGGGCGCCGGCCCGCCCCGCTGA
- a CDS encoding ABC transporter ATP-binding protein, giving the protein MPPLTPGWFPLLEIKDLTHAYADGHVAIKDVNLSVADGELVSIVGPSGCGKSTLLRCIAGLIRPTQGHVILDGKPTEGIPDNLAVVFQDYSRSLFPWLTVRDNVALPLKRRGMSRAERREAAMEALEAVGLAAAAGKFPWQLSGGMQQRVSIARALAYRPSLLLMDEPFGSVDAQTREDLEDLTLRVRGSDGMTILLVTHDIDESVYVGDRVVVLGSSPGHIKADLRIDLPAPREQISTRQLPEFVRLRAEVGRLVRGTEQPTAATA; this is encoded by the coding sequence ATGCCGCCCCTGACTCCGGGATGGTTTCCCTTGCTTGAGATCAAAGATCTGACGCACGCCTATGCCGACGGCCATGTGGCCATCAAGGACGTGAATCTGTCCGTGGCCGACGGTGAGCTGGTCAGCATCGTAGGCCCATCCGGCTGCGGCAAGTCCACCCTGCTGCGCTGCATCGCCGGGCTCATCCGCCCCACCCAGGGCCATGTGATCCTGGACGGCAAGCCGACCGAGGGGATCCCCGACAACCTGGCCGTGGTCTTCCAGGACTACAGCCGTTCGCTGTTCCCCTGGCTGACGGTGCGCGACAACGTGGCGCTGCCGCTGAAGCGGCGCGGCATGTCCCGGGCCGAGCGGCGGGAGGCGGCGATGGAGGCGCTGGAGGCGGTCGGGCTGGCCGCCGCCGCCGGCAAGTTCCCCTGGCAGCTGTCGGGCGGCATGCAGCAGCGGGTGTCCATCGCCCGCGCCCTGGCCTACCGGCCCTCCCTGCTGCTGATGGACGAGCCGTTCGGGTCGGTCGACGCGCAGACCCGCGAGGACCTGGAGGATCTGACGCTGCGGGTGCGCGGCAGCGACGGCATGACGATCCTGCTGGTCACCCACGACATCGACGAGAGCGTGTACGTGGGCGACCGGGTCGTGGTGCTGGGCTCCTCCCCCGGCCACATCAAGGCGGACCTGCGCATCGACCTGCCCGCGCCGCGCGAGCAGATCTCCACCCGCCAGCTGCCGGAATTCGTCCGCCTGCGCGCCGAGGTCGGCCGCCTGGTGCGCGGCACCGAGCAGCCGACGGCCGCCACCGCCTGA
- a CDS encoding DUF742 domain-containing protein, producing MDHGRQHFGAGPGGPGRGRPGGPEQPGAPGWGTEDPAPGDRRSLVRPYTVTGGRTRPRYDLAIEALVSAAPYPPRDVSTLTPEYRAIVDLCRSWRSVAEVSALLRLPLGVTRVLIADMAHEGLLRLHQSRPADAQPDLRLLERVLSGLRKL from the coding sequence GTGGACCACGGCAGGCAGCATTTCGGTGCCGGACCGGGAGGCCCCGGTCGCGGCAGGCCGGGCGGGCCCGAGCAGCCCGGCGCCCCCGGCTGGGGAACCGAGGACCCGGCCCCCGGCGACCGGCGCTCCCTCGTCCGCCCGTACACCGTGACCGGGGGACGTACCCGGCCGCGCTATGACCTGGCGATCGAGGCCTTGGTGTCGGCGGCGCCCTATCCGCCGCGCGATGTGAGCACGCTGACACCGGAGTACCGGGCGATCGTCGACCTGTGTCGCTCCTGGCGGTCGGTGGCGGAGGTGTCGGCCCTGCTCCGCCTGCCGCTGGGGGTCACCCGCGTTCTCATCGCCGACATGGCACACGAAGGGCTGCTGCGGCTGCACCAGTCGCGTCCGGCCGACGCGCAGCCCGATCTCCGCTTGCTGGAAAGGGTCCTAAGTGGTCTACGGAAGCTCTGA
- a CDS encoding GTP-binding protein, translating into MTSVKIVVGGGFGVGKTTFVGSVSEIMPLTTEAVMTAASAGVDDLTAVPDKTTTTVAMDFGRVTLESDLILYLFGTPGQHRFWFMWDDLVRGAIGAVVLVDTRRLSDCFAALDYFEESGLPYIVGVNGFHGEFPHTAEEIREALTIGPEVPIVKVDARSRESTKQALIVLVQHAMAVHSGSGTVAAAHGGWT; encoded by the coding sequence ATGACCTCGGTGAAGATTGTGGTCGGCGGAGGGTTCGGGGTCGGCAAGACGACCTTCGTGGGCTCGGTGTCGGAGATCATGCCGCTGACCACCGAGGCGGTGATGACCGCCGCCAGCGCCGGTGTCGACGACCTGACCGCGGTGCCGGACAAGACCACCACCACGGTGGCGATGGACTTCGGCCGGGTCACGCTGGAGAGCGACCTGATCCTCTACCTGTTCGGCACCCCCGGCCAGCACCGGTTCTGGTTCATGTGGGACGACCTGGTGCGCGGGGCGATCGGCGCGGTGGTGCTGGTCGACACCCGGCGGCTGTCGGACTGCTTTGCGGCGCTGGACTACTTCGAGGAGTCGGGGCTGCCCTACATCGTGGGCGTCAACGGCTTCCACGGGGAGTTCCCGCACACCGCCGAGGAGATCCGCGAGGCGCTGACGATCGGGCCGGAGGTGCCGATCGTGAAGGTGGACGCCCGCAGCCGGGAGTCCACCAAGCAGGCGCTGATCGTGCTGGTGCAGCACGCCATGGCGGTGCACTCCGGCAGCGGCACGGTCGCCGCCGCTCACGGCGGCTGGACCTGA
- a CDS encoding sensor histidine kinase, which yields MRLRNWRVAQRLVVLVLIPTAAATVLGGLRITESTVSADAYGRVERMARLGNGIAAFAQEFAAERDMAAGYISAGRSGRGADELQAQYRKTDAAADQVRQVALGIDDSFSAEAVRDARSVLNRLDTIGSLRSTATQSRAPALVVVEKYSEVINELIGVLDGVAQGVADEQLAETTRAMAALSRAKEQVSRQRALLTIGAVQGRLSVEELAALEASRDRENSELNAFLQTATLPQRQMFEDTVVGPQIDRARVIRQQAIASANATGGRLPRSLRTAEAIETLTASMTAMVDQMRTAERNLGEELLKRAGDEKSSAQTSALIDGAITAVIVLLVLLITSIMARSLVRPLRRLRDSALEVAGTRLPGLVERLRDPQAAAGGIEVEPIDIDSTDEIGQVARAFDEVHREAVRLAADEAVLRGNINAMFVNLSRRMQSLIERQLRLIDELEQNEQDSEQLANLFQLDHLATRMRRNCENLLVLGGQEQVRRWNQPVPLIDIVRASLSEVEQYERVTLRVQSDVSVTGQVVNDLVHLVAELVENATVFSPQHTKVTVSGHLLSGGGAMLQITDNGVGISPEDLEQANWRLANPPVIDFSAARRMGLFVVGRLAMRHNIRVELRPALSGGITAFVLLPSSAIAHDEESTGQDAPLSPDPAVDQPVTSTAWTPTPVAAGVASSSSSGTGPLPAVGGRPSSPLGRRDGRGTGPQPTLRDSGPLPTVGDGAVPPPRTPSSTGNTGAQPSVPERETGPLPVTGSGGPRRPPADQTGPQPIVSDTPQPLGQPTLAARLPGFPSPGRDGAAGSPPASATGPGDDVLSGSPSGASGSERTVSWGNGEETRPVETGGRSPIFDAMESEWFQRRSGGSGGQSWKSPGDAGWQAAQVVRQPASGGVTKAGLPKRVPGRNRVPGAVSQQPVSRPTHIGPNQSADRMRDRFASLQRGVHRGRSEARSGLGQAGASDEIVPPDTGGARQAQGDTERGESA from the coding sequence TTGCGCCTGCGCAACTGGCGAGTGGCGCAGCGGCTGGTCGTCCTGGTCCTGATCCCGACCGCCGCGGCCACGGTGCTCGGCGGGCTGCGCATCACCGAGTCCACCGTCAGCGCCGACGCCTACGGGCGGGTGGAACGGATGGCGCGGCTGGGCAACGGCATCGCCGCGTTCGCCCAGGAGTTCGCCGCCGAGCGTGACATGGCCGCCGGATACATCAGCGCCGGCCGCTCCGGAAGGGGGGCCGATGAACTCCAGGCGCAGTACCGCAAGACCGACGCCGCCGCCGACCAGGTCCGCCAGGTCGCCCTCGGCATCGACGACTCCTTCTCCGCCGAGGCGGTGCGCGACGCCCGCAGCGTGCTCAACCGCCTCGACACCATCGGCTCGCTGCGCTCCACCGCCACCCAGAGCAGGGCGCCCGCCCTGGTCGTGGTGGAGAAGTACTCCGAGGTCATCAACGAGCTGATCGGTGTGCTGGACGGCGTCGCCCAGGGCGTGGCCGACGAGCAGCTGGCCGAGACGACCCGGGCGATGGCCGCCCTCTCCCGCGCCAAGGAGCAGGTCTCCCGGCAGCGCGCCCTGCTGACCATCGGCGCCGTCCAGGGCCGGCTCAGCGTCGAGGAGCTGGCCGCGCTGGAGGCCTCCCGCGACCGGGAGAACAGCGAGCTGAACGCCTTCCTGCAGACGGCCACCCTGCCGCAGCGGCAGATGTTCGAAGACACCGTGGTCGGCCCCCAGATCGACCGGGCCCGGGTCATCCGGCAGCAGGCCATCGCCTCGGCCAACGCCACCGGCGGCCGGCTGCCGCGCTCGCTGCGCACCGCGGAGGCCATCGAGACGCTGACCGCCTCGATGACCGCGATGGTCGACCAGATGCGCACCGCCGAACGCAACCTCGGCGAGGAGCTGCTGAAGCGGGCCGGCGACGAAAAGAGCTCCGCGCAGACCTCGGCCCTCATCGACGGGGCCATCACCGCCGTGATCGTGCTGCTGGTGCTGCTGATCACCTCGATCATGGCCCGCTCCCTGGTGCGCCCGCTGCGGCGGCTGCGCGACAGCGCCCTGGAGGTGGCCGGCACCCGCCTGCCCGGCCTGGTGGAGCGGCTGCGCGACCCGCAGGCGGCGGCCGGCGGCATCGAGGTCGAGCCGATCGACATCGACAGCACCGACGAGATCGGCCAGGTGGCCCGCGCCTTCGACGAGGTCCACCGCGAGGCGGTGCGGCTGGCGGCCGACGAGGCGGTGCTGCGCGGCAACATCAACGCCATGTTCGTCAACCTCTCCCGGCGCATGCAGTCGCTCATCGAGCGCCAGCTGCGCCTGATCGACGAACTGGAGCAGAACGAGCAGGACTCCGAGCAGCTGGCCAACCTGTTCCAGCTGGACCACCTGGCCACCCGCATGCGCCGCAACTGCGAGAACCTGCTGGTTCTGGGCGGCCAGGAGCAGGTGCGGCGGTGGAACCAGCCGGTGCCGCTGATCGACATCGTGCGGGCCTCGCTGTCGGAGGTCGAGCAGTACGAGCGGGTCACCCTGCGGGTGCAAAGCGATGTGTCGGTCACCGGCCAGGTGGTCAACGACCTGGTCCACCTGGTGGCCGAGCTGGTGGAGAACGCCACCGTCTTCTCCCCGCAGCACACCAAGGTCACCGTCTCCGGGCACCTGCTGTCCGGCGGCGGGGCGATGCTGCAGATCACCGACAACGGCGTCGGGATCTCCCCCGAGGACCTGGAGCAGGCCAACTGGCGGCTGGCCAACCCGCCGGTCATCGACTTCTCCGCGGCCCGCCGCATGGGACTGTTCGTGGTCGGCCGGCTGGCGATGCGCCACAACATCCGGGTCGAGCTGCGGCCCGCGCTGTCGGGCGGGATCACCGCGTTCGTGCTGCTGCCGTCCTCGGCCATCGCCCACGACGAGGAGTCCACCGGCCAGGACGCGCCGCTGAGCCCCGACCCGGCCGTCGACCAGCCGGTGACCAGCACGGCCTGGACGCCGACCCCGGTGGCCGCCGGAGTGGCCTCCTCCTCCTCCTCCGGCACCGGCCCGCTGCCCGCCGTGGGCGGGCGGCCGTCCTCGCCGCTGGGCCGCCGCGACGGACGCGGCACCGGACCCCAGCCCACCCTGCGCGACTCCGGCCCGCTGCCGACCGTCGGCGATGGGGCCGTGCCGCCGCCTCGCACCCCCTCCTCCACCGGAAACACCGGCGCCCAGCCCTCGGTGCCCGAGCGTGAGACCGGCCCGCTGCCCGTCACCGGCTCGGGCGGTCCGCGCCGGCCGCCGGCAGACCAGACGGGACCACAGCCCATCGTGTCGGATACCCCTCAGCCTCTCGGACAGCCCACCCTCGCCGCCCGCCTGCCCGGCTTCCCCTCGCCCGGCCGGGACGGCGCCGCCGGCTCACCGCCCGCGTCGGCGACCGGCCCGGGCGACGATGTCCTCTCCGGATCGCCGTCGGGCGCTTCCGGCTCCGAACGCACGGTCTCCTGGGGGAACGGCGAGGAGACGCGTCCGGTGGAGACGGGCGGACGCTCGCCGATCTTCGATGCGATGGAGTCGGAGTGGTTCCAGCGTCGCTCCGGCGGGTCCGGCGGCCAGAGCTGGAAGTCTCCCGGCGACGCCGGCTGGCAGGCCGCGCAGGTCGTCCGGCAGCCCGCCTCGGGCGGGGTGACCAAGGCGGGGCTGCCCAAGCGGGTGCCCGGCCGCAACCGGGTGCCCGGAGCGGTGAGCCAGCAGCCGGTCTCCCGGCCGACCCATATCGGGCCGAATCAGTCCGCCGACCGGATGCGTGATCGCTTCGCTAGCCTGCAACGTGGTGTGCACCGCGGCCGATCGGAGGCCCGCTCGGGGCTCGGCCAGGCCGGTGCTTCGGATGAGATCGTCCCGCCGGACACCGGCGGCGCCAGGCAGGCGCAAGGGGACACAGAAAGGGGAGAATCCGCGTGA
- a CDS encoding metallophosphoesterase family protein, protein MVADDQLPPSPSVPGGSPAPDSSRVSEAGAGWECGSPGSFLERMPPADRMRRFSWRHPGVLWRSRNDWVAKVFGDPSNAMRRAWVAALRERDPGSSFVMRKTSEEFSFLLLGDTGEGDRSQYAVVPPMLAVGADTDFMVICSDVIYPGGEAADYEAKFFRPYADYPAPIYAIPGNHDWYDGLRGFMRVFCGLEGAHEPRWRGPLGPLARLLWRDPAPIDDGELAVARERWRGTRSQRALQPGPYWAIDAPSLRIIGIDTGITGSIDRDQAAWLREVSAGPKPKLLLTGKPLIVDDRIEPGPIEGEQATVADIVTDPAHRYVAVIGGDIHNYQRYSRTLEDGRTIEYLVSGGGGAFMHATHTIPKTTVVDEDDFRCYPLRGDSLSRYSRLYARWLRMKWLALEPQEAAVAVAHRLGTGTVRKSGGTLRPSARARLVAALLGVPRGHRPRRGPLRLPVRKLPQRFRSEFADWDTPPFFKNFLRVDVTADTLTIRCYGVSGCGEQESRPPCEDEVTIPLR, encoded by the coding sequence GTGGTTGCCGATGACCAGCTTCCGCCGTCCCCCAGCGTCCCCGGTGGCTCGCCGGCCCCGGACAGTTCGCGGGTCTCGGAGGCCGGGGCGGGCTGGGAGTGCGGCAGTCCGGGCAGCTTCCTGGAACGCATGCCGCCCGCCGACCGGATGCGGCGATTCTCCTGGCGGCATCCGGGAGTGCTGTGGCGCTCGCGCAACGACTGGGTGGCCAAGGTCTTCGGCGACCCGTCCAACGCCATGCGCCGCGCATGGGTGGCGGCGCTGCGCGAACGCGACCCCGGCTCCTCGTTCGTCATGCGCAAGACGAGCGAGGAGTTCTCCTTCCTGCTGCTGGGCGACACCGGGGAAGGCGACCGCTCGCAGTACGCCGTCGTGCCCCCCATGCTGGCGGTGGGCGCCGACACCGACTTCATGGTGATCTGCAGCGACGTCATCTACCCGGGCGGAGAGGCCGCCGACTACGAGGCCAAGTTCTTCCGCCCCTATGCCGACTATCCGGCGCCGATCTACGCCATCCCCGGCAACCACGACTGGTACGACGGGCTGCGCGGGTTCATGCGGGTCTTCTGCGGCCTGGAGGGGGCGCATGAGCCGCGCTGGCGGGGGCCGCTCGGCCCGCTGGCCAGGCTGCTGTGGCGCGACCCCGCCCCGATCGACGACGGGGAGCTGGCGGTGGCCCGGGAACGCTGGCGGGGCACCCGCTCCCAGCGCGCCCTCCAGCCCGGCCCCTACTGGGCGATCGACGCCCCGTCCCTGCGCATCATCGGCATCGACACCGGCATCACCGGAAGCATCGACCGCGACCAGGCGGCCTGGCTGCGCGAGGTCTCCGCCGGCCCCAAACCCAAGCTGCTGCTGACCGGCAAGCCGCTGATCGTCGACGACCGGATCGAACCCGGCCCGATCGAGGGCGAGCAGGCCACCGTCGCCGACATCGTCACCGACCCCGCGCACCGCTACGTCGCGGTGATCGGCGGCGACATTCACAACTATCAGCGCTACAGCAGGACGCTGGAGGACGGCCGCACCATCGAGTACCTGGTCTCCGGGGGAGGCGGGGCGTTCATGCACGCCACGCACACCATCCCCAAGACCACCGTGGTCGATGAGGACGACTTCCGCTGCTACCCGCTGCGCGGCGACTCCCTGTCGCGCTACAGCAGGCTGTACGCCCGCTGGCTGCGCATGAAATGGCTGGCGTTGGAGCCCCAGGAGGCGGCCGTGGCGGTCGCCCACCGGCTGGGCACCGGCACCGTCCGCAAAAGCGGCGGGACGCTGCGGCCCTCGGCGCGCGCCCGCCTGGTGGCGGCGCTGCTGGGCGTGCCGCGCGGGCACCGGCCGCGGCGCGGGCCGCTGCGGCTGCCGGTGCGCAAACTGCCGCAGCGCTTCCGCTCGGAGTTCGCCGACTGGGACACCCCGCCGTTCTTCAAGAACTTCCTGCGGGTGGACGTCACCGCCGACACGCTGACGATCCGCTGCTATGGGGTGAGCGGCTGCGGCGAGCAGGAGAGCCGGCCGCCGTGCGAGGACGAGGTGACGATCCCGCTGCGCTGA
- a CDS encoding ABC transporter ATP-binding protein — translation MRVRWFRWPGRLLRGRRSPDESPGTSPGKDASSGPALPELKELKWYARTGELAETGLRTMARRLPVLVGQALRLAWRAGPLDTAVTIACNLAAGFFTAFGLLATTGVLTALLAAGPTPQRVRAALPSLALVGLAVMLRAGFQALAGWSQARLQPKVTRIVEMRLYELTSAVELAALDDADFLDELQRADSRGTAAASGVVESTVDLLTGAVGLLAAASALGVLHPLLLPLLLLTAVPEGWASVRSARMRYLTVLRLVGAARRKWILSDLMVDRRHAPEVRSFTMREFLLREYDRVAAYQRDTELELARRQMLARVLGDALEGLAVAGVYVVLGVLLWQGMVPLAVAGAAVLAIRTGQGALGNLVYAVNHCYEEGLYFSDYITFCEKAERRIPAPPRPVRAVPVPFQKITVENVVFTYPKAERPSLCGVSIELRRGEVVALVGENGSGKSTLAKLVAGLYTPDEGRVCWDGVPLQETDPEQVREHIAVIAQDYTHWPMTARQNIAMGRLPDRVDGGEHPALLAAARAAGADEVIDGLEDGYDTLLDRRFKGGAELSGGQWQRLAVARGFFRDAPLLICDEPTAAMDARAEHALFERIRAHADGRTVLLITHRLASVRHADRIYVLEHGRVIEEGDHESLMALGGLYADLYALQASAYRVSPTG, via the coding sequence ATGCGCGTGCGGTGGTTTCGATGGCCGGGACGGCTGCTGCGGGGGCGGCGCTCCCCCGATGAGTCCCCCGGCACGTCCCCCGGCAAAGACGCCTCGTCCGGCCCGGCCCTCCCCGAGCTCAAGGAGCTGAAGTGGTACGCGCGCACCGGTGAGCTCGCCGAGACCGGCCTGCGCACCATGGCCCGGCGGCTGCCGGTGCTGGTGGGACAGGCGCTGCGGCTGGCCTGGCGGGCCGGCCCTCTCGACACGGCGGTGACCATCGCCTGCAACCTGGCCGCCGGGTTCTTCACCGCGTTCGGGCTGCTGGCCACCACCGGGGTGCTCACCGCGCTGCTGGCGGCCGGGCCGACGCCGCAGCGGGTGCGGGCGGCGCTGCCCTCGCTGGCCCTGGTGGGCCTGGCGGTCATGCTGCGGGCGGGTTTCCAGGCGCTCGCCGGATGGTCGCAGGCCAGGCTGCAGCCCAAGGTCACCCGCATCGTGGAGATGCGGCTGTATGAGCTGACCTCGGCGGTGGAGCTGGCCGCCCTGGACGATGCGGATTTCCTGGACGAGCTGCAGCGGGCCGACTCCCGCGGCACGGCGGCGGCCTCCGGGGTGGTGGAGAGCACCGTGGACCTGCTGACCGGGGCGGTCGGGCTGCTGGCCGCCGCGAGCGCCCTGGGCGTGCTGCATCCGCTGCTGCTGCCGTTGCTGCTGCTGACCGCCGTCCCAGAAGGCTGGGCGTCGGTGCGGTCGGCCCGGATGCGGTACCTGACCGTGCTGCGGCTGGTGGGCGCGGCCCGCCGCAAGTGGATCCTGTCGGACCTGATGGTCGACCGCCGGCACGCCCCCGAGGTCCGCTCGTTCACCATGCGGGAGTTCCTGCTGCGGGAGTACGACCGGGTCGCCGCCTACCAGCGCGACACCGAGCTGGAGCTGGCCCGCCGGCAGATGCTCGCCCGCGTGCTCGGCGACGCCCTGGAAGGGCTGGCGGTCGCGGGCGTGTACGTGGTGCTGGGCGTGCTGCTATGGCAGGGGATGGTGCCGCTGGCGGTGGCCGGCGCCGCGGTGCTGGCCATCCGCACCGGGCAGGGCGCGCTGGGCAACTTGGTCTACGCGGTCAACCACTGCTACGAGGAAGGGCTGTACTTCAGCGACTACATCACCTTCTGCGAGAAGGCCGAACGCCGCATCCCGGCGCCGCCGCGCCCCGTCCGCGCGGTACCGGTGCCGTTCCAGAAGATCACCGTCGAGAACGTCGTCTTCACCTACCCCAAGGCCGAACGGCCCTCGCTGTGCGGCGTCTCGATCGAGCTGCGCCGGGGCGAGGTGGTGGCGCTGGTCGGGGAGAACGGCTCGGGCAAGTCCACCCTGGCCAAGCTGGTGGCCGGGCTCTATACGCCCGATGAGGGACGGGTGTGCTGGGACGGCGTTCCCCTGCAGGAGACAGACCCGGAGCAGGTGCGCGAGCACATCGCGGTCATCGCCCAGGACTACACGCACTGGCCGATGACCGCCCGGCAGAACATCGCCATGGGCCGGCTGCCCGACCGGGTGGACGGGGGTGAGCACCCGGCGCTGCTGGCGGCGGCCCGCGCCGCGGGCGCCGACGAGGTGATCGACGGCCTGGAGGACGGCTACGACACGCTGCTGGACCGCCGGTTCAAGGGCGGCGCGGAACTGTCGGGCGGCCAGTGGCAGCGCCTGGCGGTGGCGCGCGGTTTCTTCCGGGACGCACCGCTGCTGATCTGCGACGAGCCGACCGCCGCCATGGACGCCCGCGCCGAGCACGCGTTGTTCGAACGGATCCGCGCCCACGCCGACGGCCGCACCGTGCTGCTGATCACCCACCGGCTGGCCAGCGTGCGCCACGCCGACCGCATCTACGTGCTGGAGCACGGCAGGGTCATCGAGGAGGGCGACCATGAGTCCCTCATGGCCCTCGGCGGGCTGTACGCCGACCTGTACGCCCTGCAGGCGTCGGCCTACCGGGTCTCCCCCACCGGCTGA
- a CDS encoding glutathione peroxidase, whose translation MSVYDVEIQDLRGGPADLAQYRGKAMLVVNVASRCGLTPQYKGLQELHERYAERGFTVLGVPCNQFLEQEPGTHEEIAEFCSVNYGVTFPLTEKIEVNGEGRHPLYRELVDVPDATGYTGDIRWNFEKFLIGPDGSVLARFAPQTEPDDEQLVAAIERALPR comes from the coding sequence ATGTCGGTCTACGACGTTGAGATCCAGGACCTGCGGGGCGGCCCGGCCGACCTCGCCCAGTACCGCGGCAAGGCCATGCTGGTGGTCAATGTCGCCTCCAGATGCGGCCTGACCCCGCAGTACAAGGGGTTGCAGGAGCTGCACGAGCGGTACGCCGAACGCGGCTTCACCGTGCTGGGAGTTCCCTGCAACCAGTTCCTGGAGCAGGAGCCCGGCACCCATGAGGAGATCGCCGAGTTCTGCTCGGTCAACTACGGCGTCACCTTCCCCCTGACCGAGAAGATCGAGGTCAACGGGGAGGGCAGGCACCCACTGTACCGGGAGCTGGTGGATGTCCCCGACGCCACCGGCTACACCGGCGACATCCGCTGGAACTTCGAGAAGTTCCTGATCGGCCCGGACGGCTCGGTGCTGGCGCGCTTCGCCCCGCAGACCGAGCCGGACGATGAGCAGCTGGTGGCGGCGATCGAACGGGCCCTGCCCCGCTGA
- a CDS encoding LCP family protein, which yields MTDGWPEGWTRQGREQRTDPPTERLPPQQAAAYDAYGAYGAPQGAYQEPVPDPYAASPGYGGHDPYGGYNDPYGHAERPSRRAARGLRGAGPRRRRRSRVLAALVALLLVVLVGGYFYLDSKLQREAVLADYPGRPADTPGTNWLVVGSDSREGLTKEQRKEYATGNASGRRTDSMMLLHYGSGGTTLLSLPRDSYVEIPGHGRNKLNAAFAFGGPKLLVQTVEKATGVRIDHYAEIGFGGFVGVVDAVGGVDICVEKPLKDPKAGLDLKAGCQTLDGGQALGFVRTRNFANGDLERVENQRKFFAALMKKATSPGVMLNPFRGVPLALNSAANFTVDEGDHLVDLVRLMWAMRGVSGGDGVTATVPISGFGSAPGVGSYVRWDTARSEALFAALREDKPVPDSVLDK from the coding sequence ATGACCGACGGGTGGCCGGAAGGCTGGACACGACAGGGGCGGGAGCAGCGGACGGACCCGCCGACCGAGCGGTTGCCCCCGCAGCAGGCGGCGGCCTATGACGCCTATGGCGCCTACGGCGCTCCCCAGGGCGCCTACCAGGAGCCGGTTCCCGACCCGTATGCGGCGTCCCCGGGGTATGGGGGCCACGATCCCTACGGCGGCTACAACGACCCCTACGGCCATGCGGAACGGCCCTCGCGCCGGGCCGCCCGCGGTCTGCGCGGCGCCGGGCCGCGGCGCAGGCGCCGGTCCCGGGTGCTGGCCGCGCTGGTGGCGCTGCTGCTGGTGGTGCTCGTCGGCGGCTACTTCTACCTGGACTCCAAGCTGCAGCGCGAGGCCGTCTTGGCCGACTACCCGGGCCGTCCCGCCGACACCCCCGGCACCAACTGGCTGGTGGTGGGCTCCGACAGCCGGGAAGGGCTGACCAAGGAGCAGCGCAAGGAGTACGCCACCGGCAACGCCAGCGGGCGGCGCACCGACTCGATGATGCTGCTGCACTACGGCTCCGGCGGCACCACCCTGCTCAGCCTGCCCCGTGACTCCTATGTGGAGATCCCCGGGCACGGCCGCAACAAGCTGAACGCCGCGTTCGCCTTCGGCGGCCCCAAGCTGCTGGTGCAGACGGTGGAGAAGGCCACCGGGGTGCGCATCGACCACTACGCCGAGATCGGCTTCGGCGGGTTCGTGGGCGTGGTGGACGCGGTGGGCGGCGTGGACATCTGCGTCGAAAAGCCCCTCAAGGACCCCAAGGCCGGGCTGGACCTGAAGGCCGGCTGCCAGACCCTCGACGGCGGCCAGGCGCTGGGCTTCGTGCGCACCCGCAACTTCGCCAACGGCGACCTGGAACGGGTGGAGAACCAGCGCAAGTTCTTCGCCGCGCTGATGAAGAAGGCCACCAGCCCCGGCGTGATGCTCAACCCCTTCCGCGGCGTCCCCCTGGCGCTCAACTCCGCGGCCAACTTCACCGTGGACGAAGGCGACCACCTGGTGGACCTGGTCCGGCTGATGTGGGCGATGCGCGGCGTCAGCGGCGGCGACGGGGTCACCGCCACGGTCCCCATCAGCGGCTTCGGCTCCGCCCCCGGAGTCGGCTCGTATGTCAGGTGGGACACCGCCAGGTCCGAGGCGCTCTTTGCGGCCCTCCGGGAGGACAAGCCGGTTCCCGACAGCGTCCTGGACAAGTGA